The proteins below are encoded in one region of Shewanella algae:
- a CDS encoding amino acid ABC transporter ATP-binding protein — protein MIEITNLHKYYSKLEVLKGIDQHIAKGEVVSIIGPSGSGKSTFLRCINLLEQPTEGEIRIAGESITAPGACVDKLRQKVGMVFQHFNLFPHKTVLANLTLAPVKLGLMSSAEAEAKALGLLGKVGLADKKDAYPSSLSGGQKQRVAIARALTMSPELMLFDEPTSALDPEMVGDVLDVMQSLARDGMTMVIVTHEMGFARKVSDRVIFMDEGVIQEAGTPEQIFNAPQNPRTQGFLAKVLR, from the coding sequence GTGATTGAGATAACCAACCTGCACAAGTACTACAGCAAACTGGAAGTACTCAAAGGCATAGATCAGCATATCGCCAAGGGAGAAGTGGTCAGTATTATAGGCCCCAGTGGTAGTGGCAAGAGTACTTTTCTTCGCTGTATCAACCTGTTGGAGCAACCGACTGAAGGCGAAATACGGATAGCCGGTGAATCGATAACGGCGCCGGGGGCCTGTGTCGACAAGCTCAGACAGAAAGTGGGCATGGTATTCCAGCACTTTAACCTGTTTCCCCACAAGACAGTGTTGGCCAACCTGACGCTGGCACCGGTCAAGCTGGGGTTGATGAGTTCGGCCGAGGCCGAAGCCAAGGCTTTGGGACTGCTGGGTAAGGTTGGCCTGGCAGATAAGAAAGATGCCTATCCATCCAGTTTGTCCGGCGGCCAGAAACAGAGGGTGGCCATTGCCAGAGCCCTGACCATGTCTCCCGAACTGATGCTGTTTGACGAACCCACCTCGGCGCTGGATCCGGAAATGGTCGGCGATGTACTGGATGTGATGCAATCTTTGGCTCGCGACGGCATGACCATGGTGATAGTCACTCACGAAATGGGGTTTGCCCGCAAGGTGTCTGACAGGGTGATCTTCATGGATGAAGGGGTGATCCAGGAAGCGGGCACGCCGGAGCAGATTTTCAATGCGCCGCAAAATCCCCGTACTCAAGGCTTCCTTGCCAAGGTGCTGCGCTGA
- a CDS encoding basic amino acid ABC transporter substrate-binding protein, with protein sequence MKKSLLLATVTALLLTGCGKDQDVLVVGTNAAFPPFEYMGGANGDEVKGLDIDIAKAIAADAGKTLKVENLKFDSLIVALNSGKIDFIASGMTITDERQKSVNFSTPYYEATQVVIVNQDSQIFSTPADLAGKKIAVQLGSTGDIMAKELKAEVVAFNTGFEAFMELKNHKVDLVLFDSQPAATYLAKNPTLKQLDIDFSPEFYGIAVSKNQPELLGQINATLSRLQSSGEYQQLLEKYQK encoded by the coding sequence ATGAAAAAATCCCTGCTTCTGGCCACTGTCACGGCTTTGCTGTTGACCGGCTGCGGTAAAGATCAAGATGTACTGGTCGTCGGTACCAATGCTGCCTTCCCTCCATTTGAATATATGGGGGGCGCCAATGGTGATGAGGTAAAAGGGCTGGATATCGATATTGCCAAGGCGATTGCCGCCGACGCCGGTAAAACTCTCAAGGTAGAAAACCTCAAGTTCGACTCTCTGATAGTGGCGCTGAACTCAGGCAAAATCGATTTTATCGCCTCCGGCATGACAATCACGGATGAGCGGCAAAAGAGCGTCAACTTCTCCACGCCTTACTACGAAGCCACCCAAGTGGTGATAGTCAATCAGGACAGCCAGATATTCAGCACTCCGGCTGATCTTGCCGGCAAGAAGATTGCGGTGCAGCTGGGCTCCACCGGCGACATCATGGCCAAGGAACTCAAGGCCGAAGTCGTGGCCTTCAATACGGGTTTTGAAGCCTTTATGGAGCTGAAAAACCACAAGGTAGACCTGGTACTGTTCGACAGCCAACCGGCGGCCACTTATCTGGCCAAGAACCCCACTCTCAAACAACTGGATATCGACTTCTCACCCGAGTTTTACGGTATTGCAGTCTCCAAGAATCAACCCGAACTGCTCGGCCAGATCAATGCCACCCTGTCACGGCTGCAAAGCTCAGGTGAATACCAACAACTCCTTGAAAAGTATCAGAAGTAA
- a CDS encoding amino acid ABC transporter permease yields MDAIISSLFTPIGEDGMIGILLILNGLKVTLTVTFFAMILGAILGVLTTLMGMSERWYLRWPAKLYVGVIRGTPVVVQLVILYFIVLAAMDVDKVTAAIIAFGLNSGAYISEIIRAGIQAVDKGQAEAARSLGMSHSLTMREVVLPQAIKNILPALGNEFIVLLKETAVIGFIGGVDLMRAGEIIRSRTFEDVVPLLTCALIYLLLTYSFTWLLGKFEARLKQSD; encoded by the coding sequence ATGGATGCAATAATTTCTTCGCTGTTTACCCCCATAGGGGAAGACGGCATGATCGGTATTTTGCTGATCCTAAACGGCCTCAAGGTCACCTTGACTGTGACCTTCTTCGCCATGATCCTCGGTGCCATTCTCGGGGTGCTCACCACCTTGATGGGTATGTCCGAGCGCTGGTATCTGCGCTGGCCGGCCAAGCTGTATGTCGGGGTGATCCGCGGTACCCCTGTAGTGGTTCAACTGGTGATCCTCTACTTTATCGTGTTGGCCGCCATGGATGTCGACAAGGTGACAGCCGCCATCATCGCCTTTGGCCTCAACAGTGGCGCCTATATCAGTGAGATCATCCGTGCCGGTATCCAGGCGGTTGACAAGGGCCAGGCCGAGGCCGCCCGCTCTCTGGGGATGAGCCATTCACTGACCATGCGTGAGGTAGTGTTGCCACAAGCAATCAAGAATATTCTGCCGGCGCTCGGCAATGAATTTATCGTGCTTTTGAAAGAAACGGCCGTCATCGGCTTTATCGGTGGTGTGGATCTGATGCGTGCCGGTGAAATCATCCGCAGCCGAACCTTCGAAGATGTGGTGCCGCTGCTGACTTGTGCCCTTATCTATCTGTTGTTGACCTACAGCTTCACCTGGCTGTTGGGTAAGTTTGAAGCGAGGCTGAAACAAAGTGATTGA
- a CDS encoding glycerophosphodiester phosphodiesterase family protein, with translation MKAFHSKTTSVLLGSVLFGLLLGGCNSNDNNANTSPPTQDQQEKVGANLGPRPLFLVNDMDEGPLKDKLAQCSKGPFYRTDFSIGHRGASMQFPEHTKEAYMAAIDAGAGIVECDVTFTADKQLVCRHSQCDLATTTNILGIPELAAKCRQPFSPADAANGVSASAECCTSDITLDEFKQLCGKMDGFNPKATTAHEFMEGTPAWRTDLYASCGTLMTHAESIALFKEAKVKMTPELKSASVPMPFDGFSQQDYAQKMIDEYQAAGVPAKDVYPQSFNLEDVQYWLANNADFGKQAVYLDDRYDSDSSFNPNDLAHWQADMQRLKALGVEIIAPPLWVLVALDDSGKIVPSAYALAAKEAGLKIITWSLERSGPLAQGGGWYYQSISDGINNDGDVYQLLDVLAKEVEVLGVFSDWPATVTYYANCMDI, from the coding sequence ATGAAGGCTTTTCACTCCAAAACAACGTCGGTATTACTTGGCTCTGTACTGTTTGGCCTGTTGCTCGGTGGCTGCAACAGCAATGACAACAACGCCAATACTTCACCCCCGACACAGGATCAGCAGGAGAAAGTTGGTGCCAATCTGGGCCCCCGTCCCCTGTTTCTGGTAAATGACATGGATGAAGGGCCGCTCAAAGATAAACTGGCACAATGCAGCAAGGGGCCCTTTTATCGCACCGACTTCAGCATAGGCCACCGCGGCGCCTCCATGCAGTTCCCTGAGCACACCAAAGAAGCCTATATGGCAGCCATAGATGCCGGTGCCGGAATAGTGGAATGCGATGTCACCTTCACCGCCGATAAACAGTTGGTTTGTCGGCACTCCCAATGCGATCTGGCCACAACCACCAATATCCTGGGTATCCCTGAGTTGGCAGCCAAATGCCGTCAGCCTTTCTCTCCCGCCGATGCTGCCAATGGTGTTAGCGCCAGCGCCGAGTGCTGTACCAGTGATATAACCCTGGACGAATTCAAACAGCTTTGCGGCAAGATGGATGGCTTTAATCCCAAGGCCACCACGGCGCATGAATTTATGGAGGGCACTCCTGCCTGGCGCACTGATCTCTACGCCAGTTGTGGCACATTGATGACCCACGCCGAGAGCATAGCTCTGTTTAAAGAAGCCAAGGTCAAGATGACGCCTGAACTCAAGTCCGCCAGTGTGCCCATGCCCTTCGATGGCTTTAGCCAACAGGACTATGCTCAGAAGATGATCGACGAATATCAGGCCGCCGGGGTACCGGCAAAAGATGTCTATCCCCAGTCATTTAATCTGGAGGATGTGCAATACTGGTTGGCCAATAACGCCGATTTTGGCAAGCAGGCCGTCTATCTGGATGACAGGTATGACTCAGACAGCAGCTTTAACCCCAATGATTTGGCCCATTGGCAGGCCGATATGCAAAGGCTCAAGGCGCTGGGAGTCGAAATCATTGCGCCGCCCTTGTGGGTATTGGTGGCTCTGGATGACAGCGGCAAGATAGTTCCCTCGGCCTATGCTCTGGCGGCCAAGGAAGCCGGGCTTAAAATAATCACTTGGTCACTGGAACGTTCTGGCCCCCTGGCGCAAGGCGGTGGTTGGTACTATCAGAGCATCAGCGATGGCATCAACAACGATGGCGATGTCTATCAACTGCTGGATGTACTGGCCAAAGAGGTAGAGGTCTTGGGTGTCTTCTCCGATTGGCCGGCAACTGTGACTTATTACGCCAACTGCATGGACATATAA
- a CDS encoding phosphoribosyltransferase: MTEKRFITAQELLEDSFRLAAQVYDSGFRPQFIVGIWRGGAPIGIAVQEFFDFKKVETDHIAVRTSSYYGIGTDKQSKEIKVHGLHYIVENANADDGLLIVDDVFDSGRSIFALKEKLGQLMRLNMPKDIRIACPYYKPQNTAVPLKPDYYIHASDEWLVFPHEVSGLSPQELAEGKGDLRNIKELFL, from the coding sequence ATGACAGAAAAACGCTTTATTACCGCACAGGAATTGCTGGAGGACTCATTTCGTCTGGCAGCACAGGTCTATGACAGTGGCTTTCGGCCACAGTTTATTGTTGGGATCTGGCGTGGCGGCGCCCCGATAGGGATTGCGGTACAGGAGTTTTTCGACTTCAAAAAAGTGGAGACCGACCATATTGCGGTGCGTACTTCATCCTACTACGGCATAGGCACAGACAAGCAGAGCAAGGAGATCAAGGTTCATGGTCTGCACTACATTGTTGAAAATGCTAATGCCGATGATGGTTTGCTGATTGTTGATGATGTTTTTGACTCCGGCCGCAGTATCTTTGCACTGAAGGAGAAACTCGGTCAGCTGATGCGACTGAACATGCCCAAGGATATCCGTATCGCTTGTCCTTACTACAAGCCACAGAACACTGCGGTGCCACTGAAGCCTGACTACTATATCCATGCCTCGGATGAATGGCTGGTATTCCCTCATGAAGTTTCCGGTTTGAGCCCGCAAGAGCTGGCTGAAGGCAAGGGCGATTTGAGAAATATCAAAGAGTTGTTCCTCTGA